The following DNA comes from Winogradskyella sp. PG-2.
ATCATAAAAACTATCCTTAATCCAAATACCTAGCGTTAATGCTTCTTGTACAGCATATAAGGTTTGGTTTAAATAAACAGGAAGTGCTACAGACTCTGGCAATAATCGTTTCTTTAGTGCTAAAATTGTTTTAGATACTGAAGTTACAGCTACATTACTTCCATTATTTGCTCTGGACAAATACAAAAGAATAGATTCATCTTTACCATCATTATCTTTATTCTTAGCACGTTGACTTTGCTCCCATTGAATAGATTTTAAATAAGACGTAGCCTCATCTCGAAGCATATCGAGCTCATTTTGTTTTATAGGGAATGTTGAGTTGTGTTCCATATTATTAGTTTATAGCCTAAGTGTAAAGTCAAAATACTAAGACTGTTAATGACTACTATTTATTTTGTTTTCAATTCAGAAACCTGAATTGGAGCTTGCGCTAACTTATTCATTATTTCTGGTGTTTTGTTATATAGTAATTGTATGATGCGATGCGGAGCAAAGACATAACGTTGTCTATACATTGCGTCCCAACGCTGAAAGGTTTGCTTACTAAAAAAACTGCCTTCTTTAAATTCACTACTAGATTTTAATTCATCTATTTTAAACGAGATCGCATAAGACTCTAAAGGAATTTCTTTCTGAGTAATCCCTTGCAAAATAGCATGCGTCACTTTATTCTCGTCTTTTGCGAATACATTATGTATAGGACCTAAATCAATACGCTTAATAAGTTTTGGTAATACCTTTGGTAAACGTTTATCAATTGCATAGGCCATTGTATCTAATGGCATTTCACGGTCAGATGTGTTTTTTAAAACCGTATAGATTTCGTCTTTATAATCATTGACGTTTCTACCTTCATAATCAAAATACATATAACAAACAAAAGGTCTGTTATGGGTAACATCGTAGAAACTCCAACTTACTAAATATTCAGTTTCAGATTCTTCTGGTGTATTAATGATTTTGCCTTGTACGAAACGATTAAAAATATATTCCTTTTTTGCAGACGTATAATATACTATTGATGATGCTTGAAATAGCTTACGCTTAGCAATCGGTTCTTTTTTACGCATCAAAGTATCTAAAAACTCATCCTTCAGTGTATCTATATCTGTTAATTTACCAAGATATTCTTCGCGTAACTCTAAATCATTGAATAAATATCGGAATTCAAGATAATTTGGAAAACCAGAATCGGTTAAATCTACTTTCATGTTTTCCTCGTCATCATACATGTATTTAACACGCATGGCTTCAATAGAATACAATAACAAATCACTGTATTGTTTAAAGAGTTTAACCTCTTGCTTATTTAGAATTTGTTTGTTTTGTACCGCGACAATAAGCTCTTTTAGTGTGAAATCTATCATCTTGTGATAAAATACATACTGCTCTTTAGAGTCTAATTCAGCTGAATCTAATGGAGTTACAATCATTTGGTTGAATCTTCTTTAGCTTCTCGAAAAAAAGAATGAATTGTAAATAATGAAATACCAAGAATAAAACCAAATAATATTGAACCTGTAAAGTCATTATTACAATGAACAAAAAAAATTACAACACTAAAAATCAAGGAATAGCCTAAAAATAATTTTAAACTGTTAATTGTAAAGTACTTTTTCAAAACTTATCCAAGTAAATCATCATCATTAGCCTCAGGTTTTAGTTCGCCTTCTGGCTCACCTCCATCAGATGGTGCGTTAGGATCAGCCTTATAATATTCATCAAAAATCTCTTTCATATCAATACCATAACGGTCTGCGAAGTTTTTCTGAATTTCTTCATCCTTAGTTCTGATTTCTTTTAAAGCTTCGGCATAACTTCCATAAACACCTTGCATAACCTTTTCGTGAACTGGAATATTATCCATCATTTCCTGACGTGCTTTAGCACTAGCTGTATGCATCGCTGCTAAAGTTTCACCAATATGCTCATCAGTTTTAACACCTAAGTGTTCTAAGATTGCAGCAAATTCTTGGTCAGTTCTAGCCTTTAATGCCACGACATATCCATCGTAATACTTAAGACGTTCATCAGTATCTGATTTTAATTTAGCTCTATGTGTTTGTAAATTACTTCTTAAAGATGTTAGTACTTTAATTGTTAAGTTATGTTTGTGTACAAAACTATCTTTTGAAGCAGCAAGCGTTGTGTAGGCATTTTTAAGACCTTCAAGCTCTTCTACTTTTTGCTCAAGCTGAGTTACTTTTTCTAAAGCTTCAGAATATTCTGTCGATTGTTTGTCAGCAACTTCTTCTAAGGCTTGACGTGCTTGTTTCAATAATGCATATTGCTCTTCGAGTTTAGCCTCTACTTCTTTTTTCTTTTGTAATGCCTTAGTATGATTATTACTTGCCTCTACAATTGCAGTTTTAAGGCTTTCCTCTACTTCTTTAATCTCTAGCTCTCTATCTTTTAAACGTTTAATTGCTGCTTGGCTCTTAAATGATAGCTCATTTAGTAGCGTTTGAACATCTGCCGTTTCAATACGTTGCTGAAACATTGCTTTTGCTTTATTATCTGAAGCATCACGCTCCTTTTGGGCTGCTTGTAATTCTTGTTCAGCATCTCTAATCTTTCCTTTTCTTCCCCAAAGATTATTCCACCATGTATCTGGCTTGTTTTTAGCATCTTCAAGTTCAACTTTAGCGCGTTCTAGACGTTTTATCGCATCATCGATGATTTTCTGCTCAGCTGCATTTAATGCAGAAAAACCTTCGAACATAATACCTACTTCATCTTGATAGTCTGTTAAATCTTTAATCGCATCAAGCAAAGTAGTTCTATCTTTCTCTGCCATATCAACCACATTGTCTAATGTGGCATTCAATATTTTCTGACGACTTTCAGGATCATCCTCTTGCGCCAATTTTGACTTCATTTGGTCTATGGCTTTTCCCCAGTTGACATCTACTTTTTCAGTTCTTTCTTGAGAGTTAGTCTCTAATAAATCAAAATCATCAGACATATTATAAAATGTGTTTTAGTTGAACAATTTTTGGATAAGCAATTTCGGGAATTTTTTATGACTATAAAAACTTTACTTGCTAAATATATGTAGCATTTGTAATAAAAATGTTACAAAATTTCAATAATGAATCAGTCTTGAATATCTTTAAAGAAAAATCTGAAAAATGAAAGCTTTAAAATCCACATTAGTATTAATACTTATTATAGCGTTATTTAATTGTAAAAGTGAAAAAGAGAATTCAGAAATTGCAATAAATAATGATAGTATAACCAAAGAAGAGAATGTTAAGGTAATTCCCATAACGCATGGCACTTTAGTTTTAGAAACAGAGTCCGAAGTTATTTATATTGACCCAACTGGTGGTGCTGAAGCTTTTAAAGGACAAAAAAATTCAACTTTAGTCTTAATTACTGATATACATGGTGACCATCTAAGAAAAAGTACACTTGAAGCATTAAAGCTTAATGATGTTACTATTATTGGTCCAAAAGCTGTTACAGACAAAATTCCAAGTACCACAAGTAAAACTATAGTTACTATTAATAATGGTGACAGCTATAATCATAATACTATAAATATTGAGGCTATACCAATGTATAATTTACGGGAAGAAGCCTTAAAATATCATAGTAAAGGAAGAGGAAATGGTTATGTTTTAACAGTAAATAATGAACGCATCTATATTTCAGGTGATACTGAGGATATCCCAGAAATGCGAAATTTGGAAAACATAGATAAAGCATTTATATGCATGAATCTTCCATGGACAATGACTGTAAAAAATGCTGCAAATGCCGTTTTAGAGTTTAAGCCAAAATCTGTGTATCCTTATCATTACAGAGGTTCAGAAAGCATGAATGATGTGGAATTATTTAAGAAATTGGTAAATGAAGGGAACTCTGCTATCGAAGTTTTACTTTTAGACTGGTATTAGATAAATAATTATGTTAAAATTTTGAGTTGTTAACAACTTCAAAGATTGTGCTCTTTAGCCTAAAATAGTGCGTTTTGTCGTGTTTTTAGATCCTTTAAACGATAAAATTGTTAACATTAAAACGGTAAATTATTAAATATTAAGTATTTACATTCAGTTTTTTTTATATATTAGTACCACAGAACCCAAATCTAAATATTATAAACATGCTTAACAAACTACTTTCTAAGCCTTTAGTCGTGACTACTACTCAACTTACGATGATTCTAATTGCAGTAGCTTCCATATTTCTCATTTTTATAATTATTGCCATCATTAAGATGTATAAATTAAAAGCTGAGAATAAAAAATTAATGGAAACTAATGCTTTTAAAGAAGTTGATGAATCCTATAAAGATTTCACAAGTGGTCACCTTTATGGTGACAATTAATTATTATATTTTATGAAATCAATGTCCCTAATCTTTATGGATCTATTGCGTGACGATTCTTCTGAAAGAATAATTATCATTTTATCAATTGCAATAGTTACAATAATAAGTTTATTGATTTTATCACTATTTAAAGCTCGTAAATTAAAAGCGAGAATTAAAGATTTAGAAGAAAGTAAAAAATAACTACTAATAAATAACGTTTGCAAATTCTAATCTTAATAATTCTTTTTAACACTATTGTTCTTTTTATCGCTTTTAAAACTAAGCGATTTTTATATACTATTCCTCCTGAGGAACAATGGAAAGATGAACTAGATAAATTTGATTCCAACTATAAAAAACTAGAAGAGTTAAATATTATAGATACTTATAAATTAAGTTCTGAACATATATACTAAAATATAAAAGCCAGCAAATGCTGGCTTTTATATTTTAGTATAATTCTCGTTGTTACTACCTAACTAATTTTCTATACTTAATACGTTTTGGCATTAAATCTCCGCCCAAACGTTTCTTCTTATTTTCTTCGTAATCACTAAATCCACCTTCAAAGAAATAGACTTGAGAATCTCCTTCAAAAGCTAAGATGTGTGTGCATATTCTATCTAAGAACCATCTATCATGACTAATCACAACTGCACAACCAGCAAAATTTTCCAAGCCTTCTTCAAGCGCTCTTAATGTATTGACATCTAAGTCATTAGTTGGCTCGTCTAAAAGCAATACATTACCTTCTTCTTTTAGTGTCATTGCTAAATGTAAGCGGTTACGTTCACCACCAGAAAGCAATTTAACTTTCTTATTCTGTTCACTTCCAGAGAAATTAAATCGACTCAAGTATGCTCTAGAATTTACCTGTTTCCCACCCATCATAACCAACTCTTGCTCATCACTGAAGTTTTGCCATATTGATTTTTCAGGATCTATATTAGAATGCTTCTGATCTACATACGCGATTTGAGCCGTTTCACCAACTTTAAATTCGCCTTTATCTGGTGTTTCCTCACCCATTATCATTCTAAAAATAGTTGTTTTACCAGCACCATTAGGTCCAATAACACCAACAATGCCTGCTTGAGGAAGGTTAAAATTTAAATCGTCATATAATAATTTATCATCGTAACCTTTAGCAACACCTGATGCTTCGATGACGTTAGTTCCTAAACGTTTACCATTTGGTATGTATATTTCAAGTTTTTCATCAAGTTGTTTTTGATCTTGACTCATTAACTTATCATAATTCTTTAAACGCGCTTTTTGCTTAGTTTGGCGTCCTTTCGCACCTTGTCTTACCCATTCTAGCTCTCGCTCTAAAGTTTTTTGACGTTTAGAGGCTGTTTTACTTTCTTGAGCCATACGCTTAGACTTTTGATCTAGCCAAGATGAGTAATTCCCTTTCCAAGGAATGCCTTCTCCTCTATCGAGTTCTAAAATCCAACCAGCAACATTATCTAAAAAGTATCTATCGTGCGTCACTGCGATTACAGTACCTTTATATTGTGCTAAATGATGTTCTAACCAATGAACTGATTCCGCATCTAAATGGTTAGTTGGCTCATCTAATAATAAAACATCTGGTTCTTTTAATAATAAACGACATAAAGCAACGCGACGACGTTCACCACCTGAAAGTACACCAATCTTCTTATCACCATCTGGAGTACGTAATGCATCCATAGCAATTTCAAGCTTTGTATCTAGTTCCCAAGCACCTGCTGCATCAATCTGGTCTTGTAGTTCGGCCTGTCTGTTCATTAGCTTTTCCATTTTATCTGCATCGCTATAAACCTCCTCTAAACCAAACTGTTCATTAATACTATTGTATTCGTCTAATATTGCAACAGTTTCTGCAGCACCTTCACGAACTACTTCCATTACTGTTTTCTCATCATCTAATTGTGGCTCTTGTTCCAAATAACCAACTGTATAGCCAGGTTGAAAAATAACGTCTCCTTGATAGTTTTTATCAACACCTGCGATAATCTTTAATAACGTGGACTTACCAGAACCATTAAGACCTAAGATTCCTATTTTAGCTCCATAGAAAAAGCTTAAATAAATATTTTTTAAAACTGGCGTATTAGCACCTTGAAAGGTCTTTGTAAGACCAGACATTGCAAATATTACTTTTTTATCATCACTCATTATACGCGTCCTTTTAAAGCATTAAACACCCATGCAATAGCAAAAAAGCCAATTCCTACTGCTGCAAATCCCCAACCCGCAACGTCATCATACCTAAATGCTCCTAAAGCAATCAGTCCTAATCCAACAATAACCATAATTGTAGTAGCCCAAGCCAACACTGTATTTTTATTCATTGCCATAATTTAGTTCTATTTAATTTTGATAGTTAGTCGAAACACAAATATCGTAAATAAATGTGTAACTCATTACCAACATAAAAGGCTATATTTAAATAATATAAATTTTGTTAAGTAATGATTTTTAGAAGCATAAAAAATATTTACTCAATAGTTGTATTTGTATTAGCATTTACGGCTTGCGCACAAGAAAAGTATAGAAACACTAGCTTAAAGCCTATAAACCATTCTGAATATAATTTAGATAGTCTAAAATCTGTACTTAATAGTTATGTGGATCGTAAACAATTAGCAGGTTTACAAACTGCTATACATCACAAAGGAGAACTCATACATTACGATTCTTATGGTTATGCTAATATTGAAAGAAAGAAACCTTTGAATGAACAAAGTATCTTTCGCATTTTCTCTATGACCAAACCTATTACGTCAGTTGGATTAATGCAATTATACGAACAAGGTGAATTTAAACTTGATGATCCTTTACACCTTTATATACCAGAGTTTGAAAACATGACCGTATTTAATGAAGATAATGAAATTGTACCTACTAAGAATGCTATAAAAGTTATTGATTTACTTAGACATAGTTCTGCATTAGTTATGGCAGAAGTCCAAACTCAGACTTAAATAATTTGTATGCAACAGCTAACTTAGGAAACTCACAAGGTTTAAAAATTTTATTGATAAAATAAGTAAGCTCCCTCTTCTCTTTGAACCAGGAACTGCTTATGAATATGGGCACTCAACTGAAATTTGTGGTTATTTGATTGAGGTCTTAAGTGGACAGCCTGTAGAAAATTATCTTCAAGAGCACATTTTAAATCCCTTAAACATGAAAGACATACGCTTTCAACTTCCTAAAGAGAAAATAAAACATTTTACAACAGGTTATCGGGCCGGTAACAATGGAAGTCTGGAAATTGCAGAATTACCAGAAGAAAGTATGTTTATAAACCAACCTAACTTTATTAGAGCTGGTGGCGGCTTGGTTTCTACAACTAATGACTATATTAATTTTTGTAAAATGCTTCTTAACAAAGGCTCTCTATATGGTCATCAATTTTTGAAACCTGAGACCATTGATTTAATGACTAAAAATCATTTAGCTTCAGTTAGAGAGCATACACCAAGATTACGAATTTTACCAAATGAGACTGGTTTTGGTTTGGGGTTTTCTATTGCAGAGCAAGATAATGGATCTGTTGTTTATGGTTGGGGAGGTGCCGTTGGAACTTATTTTAGAGTAGATCCAGAGAAAGACTTAGCTTATATTATGATGATTCAGATATCACCTTATAGACAATTGTTTTTACGAGAAACGTTTCAAACTTTGGTGAACGATGTTATTAAAAATAAAAAAAACATCCATAATTAGGATGCTTTTCCGCTATTAACCGATTATAGATTTAGTCCATAGGAACTTCAACAATAACTAGTTCTGAATTTCCATTAGATTTTATTTGAATATTTTCTGTGTCAGAAATACCAATAGCGTCTCTTTTATTCAGTAAGTTTCCATCTACTTCAATATTACCATCAACAACAAAAATGTATAAGCCATTATTACTAGATTTTATATTTAAATCTATGGATTTACCCGAATCTAAATTCGACCTATAAATATACGCTTGCTGACTAATTGGTAGAGCATCTCCTTCTAATTTGTCTTTTGGTGCAATAACCGTTTGAAGTTTATTTATTCTATCTTCAACAGGAAATTCCCGTTGCTCATAATTGGGTTTTACACTCATTTCTTCTGGAATAATCCATAATTGAAGAAAGTTAACTTCGTCCATTTTACTATCATTAAATTCAGAATGTGTTAAACCGGTCCCTGCACTCATTACTTGTACTTCGCCAACTTCAATAGCACGTTTGTTTCCCATACTGTCTTTATGTGAGAGTGCTCCTTTTAACGGGATTGAAATAATCTCCATATTCTGATGTGGATGTGTTCCAAATCCCATTTTTGGTTGAACTAAATCGTCATTTAATACGCGTAGCATTCCAAAATTATTACGCTCTGGATTTTGATAGCTTGAGAAACTAAATGTGTGATGTGACTTTAACCAGCCATGATCTGCATAACCTCGAGTGTCTGCTTTGTGAATTATTGTTTGCATAGTTTTATTTTTTAAGGTTAGATTTCTGCCTTTGCAGAAAAAACTAGTTTGTTGGAAGAAATCCCATTTTACCCATTTGGTAATCTCTCATGGCTTCCATAATTTCAGTTTGATTATTCATTACATATGGCCCATAAGTAGCTACTGGTTCATTAAAAGGTTCACCAGATAAAAATAGCAACAGACTATTGTCCTCTGCTTCAATTGAAAATCCATCACCATCTTGATTAAACTGAATAATTTGATTTTTATTCAATTCTAAAGTAGTTGCACTATTGACTTTAGTCTGTCCTTTTAATAAGTACAACATACCTTGTTGTGAATTATCGAAATTGATAGTCTGTTTTCCTCCAGCCTTTGCTTCAATCATAAAAGCATTAATTGCAGTTTGTGTCCCAATTCTTCCAAAAGTCTGGTTGAGTTTTCCAGCAATGATTCTAGTTTCAATTTTTCCATCATCTGATGTTACGATTCTAAAATCCTCGTGTTTTACATGCTGGTAATTTGCTTCCATCATCTTTTTCTCAGCTGGAAGATTTAACCATAATTGAATGCCTTCAATAGTTCCTCCTTTTTTAACAAAAGCTTTTGATGGTCCTTCTGCATGGATAATACCTCTACCAGCAGTTGTCCATTGTACATCCCCAGCTTTTACAACACTTTCGTTTCCTAAAGAATCACGATGTAATTGTTCGCCTTGAATTAAAAAGGTTACAGGTTCAAAACCTCTATGTGGATGAGGACCTAAATCAAAGGGATTACTTTTTTCATGAATTTCATAAGGTCCATAATGATGTAATAGAATAAATGGGTCAACCATTTCTATTTGTTGTGTAGGTAACGGTTGACGTAATCGTATTGGCCCCATATTAACGAAATCGCTTCGTCCTACTCTATGTATTGTATTTAGTTTCATGTGTTATTACTTATTTTTTATTATTGTCATATGGAATATCCCTTTAAACTATATTGAATGTTTTAATATGTTCAATAGGATATTTCATATTAACTTTGTTATTATATTTTCCATGGAAAATATTTAGCTAAAAAAAATACGCTAGTCTGTATTCTTTTTAGATTCTTACTACGCAGGAAATTTATTAGCGCATTTTATCTAGCAGATTACTCAATTGCCCTGCCTCTTCTTCATTTAAGTTTTTCAATAAATCATAATTCAAATTTCTTGGAATAGATTTTAATAAGTCTCTTCCCTCATTGGTAATAATAATCTTAACTACACGTCTATCATGTTCTGATGGTAAACGTTCTATATAAGATTTAGCACAAAGTTTATCCATTAATCGTGTGGCATTAGGAGAACGTTCTAACATTCTATCCTTTATAGTTTGAACCTTTAAAGGTTCAGCTGCTCCATTCAATATTCTTAATATATTATACTGCTGTGGAGAAATACCATAGTCTTTAAAGAATTCGTTCTGACAACTTGTTATCCAATTGGCTGTATATATAATATTGAGTAATGCTTTTACTCTATTATTTGGAAATTTTGAATTGATATCTTTTGCTAAATCACCCATTTAAAGACTTTCTGAAAATTGCTCTACTTCTTCTAGTAATTGACTATTTAATTCTTGATTCGTAATCTTTCCATCAGAAAAATTATCTCCAAAAGATGGTAAACTAAAACTGCCAACTATATTTCCTCCCATATATCCAAATCGTCCTTGAGCAATTTCTAAAGCCGTGGCTCCACCTCTTCCACCTGGTGATGTTGCCATAAGTAGCATTGGTTTATCGCTCCACAATTTTCCATCAATTCTAGACATCCAATCAAATAAGTTTTTAAATACTGTTGCATAAGCACCATTGTGTTCTGCCAATGAAAGAACTATGCCATCAGTAGATTTTATTATATCCAAAAAATTCTTAGCGTTATCTGGAATACCATTTGCTAATTCATGATCCATTCCATATAACGGTAATTCAAAGTCATTTAAATCTAACACCTTTACTTCTACTCCATCAACTAATGATGCAGCATAAGTCGCTAATTGTTTGTTTATTGATGTACTACTGTTACTACCCGCAAATGCTATTATATGTTTCATATCTTATGTTTTAATTATTAATAGTACAAATGTAAGATAAAAATATTTATACTCCAAGGAATATACTTCCATGTAATATATTTTTAACATTTCATTTTGAAATTAGTCATTACATCTATGGTTATTCTTTTGTAAATTCGTGCAAAAGAATTGTACTTAATGGATATAAAATTCAATAAAAACGAAGATCATAATAAACTCCTACTCTCAGATTTAAAAAAGCGATTTGCTAAAATAAAACTTGGTGGTGGTCAAAAAAGTATTGATAAGCACCATAGCAAAGGTAAAATGACTGCTCGTGAGCGTATAGATTATTTACTAGACTCAAAAGCTAAATGTATTGAGATTGGTGCTTTTGCTGGTGAAGGCATGTACGAAGACTATGGTGGCTGTCCTTCTGGTGGTGTTGTTATTAAAATTGGTTATATAAAAGGGAAACAATGTATAGTTGTAGCCAATGACGCTACTGTAAAAGCTGGTGCATGGTTTCCAATTACTGGAAAAAAGAACCTTAGAGCTCAAGAAATTGCTATTGAAAACAGATTACCTATTATATATCTTGTAGATAGTGCTGGTGTATTTTTGCCTATGCAAGATGAAATATTTCCTGATAAAGAGCACTTCGGGCGCATCTTTAGAAATAATGCTGTGATGAGTAGTATGGGAATTACCCAAATTGCTGCTGTTATGGGAAGTTGTGTTGCTGGTGGAGCTTATTTACCAATAATGAGTGATGAAGCTTTAATAGTTGATAAAACTGGCAGTATCTTCTTAGCAGGAAGCTATTTAGTAAAAGCTGCTATTGGCGAATCTATTGACAATGAAACCTTAGGTGGAGCTACAACGCATTGTGAAATCTCTGGAGTTACCGATTATAAAGCCAAAGATGATAAAGATGCTTTAGATCGCATTAAAAACATAGTAGATAAAATCGGTGATTTTGATAAAGCCGGTTATAACAGAACTAAAGCTGCAAAACCAAAAGAGAATCCTGAAGATATTTATGGTATTCTACCAAAAAGTAGAGCTGACCAATATGATATGAAGGAAATTATTAAACGTTTGGTTGATAATTCTGAATTTGATGAATATAAAGAAGGTTATGGCCAAACTATAATTACTGCTTACGCTCGTATTGATGGTTGGGCAGTTGGTATTATAGCTAATCAACGCCAATTAGTAAAAACTAAGAAAGGTGAAATGCAATTTGGTGGTGTAATTTATAATGACTCAGCTGATAAGGCTACACGTTTTATAGCCAATTGTAATCAGAAAAAAATTCCTTTGGTGTTTTTACAAGATGTGACAGGGTTTATGGTTGGTAGTAAATCCGAACATTCTGGTATTATAAAAGATGGTGCCAAAATGGTAAATGCAGTAAGTAACTCCGTCGTTCCAAAATTCACAATAGTTTTAGGAAATAGCTATGGAGCTGGAAATTATGCCATGTGCGGAAAAGCTTATGACCCAAGGTTAATTGCTGCATGGCCAAGTGCTGAACTCGCAGTTATGAGCGGAAATTCCGCTGCAAAAGTATTACTCCAAATTGAAAAAGCTTCGCTTAAAAAGAAAGGTGAAACAATAACAAAAGAGAAAGAAGATGAATTATTCAATGAGATAAAATCGAGATACGACAACCAAGTATCTCCTTATTATGCTGCTGCAAGAATATGGACAGATGGTGTTATAAACCCATTAGATACACGAACATGGATTAGTATGGGAATAGAAGCTGCAAATCATGCACCTATTGAAAAACCTTTTAATATGGGAGTATTACAAGTATAAATTTGAATAAAGAAGCAACTCAAAAACAGCCGCTCTATTTAATATTACTACTAATATTAGCAGCAGAGGCTGTTTTTATTTTGCCTTTTGTATTACCTCGTATTTTTAGAACCACGTATTTAGAATCCTTTTCTATTACCCAAATGGAAATAGGAAGTTGCGGCTCAGTTTATGGCATTGTTGCTTTAATATCCTATTTATTTGGTGGTCCACTTGCCGATAGATTTAGACCAAATATTTTAATGTCAGTCGCTCTCATAATTACAGGTTTGGGTGGCATATATTTAGCCACATATCCAAGTTTATATAATCTTCACGTTCTATATGGTTTTTGGGGGTTTACTACTATTTTCTTGTTTTGGGCAGCAATGATAAAAGCTACTCGTATTTGGGGAGGAACAAATAAACAAGGCATCGCTTTTGGTTTTTTAGATGGAGGTCGTGGATTAGTTGCTGCATTATTTGGTTCCGCAGGAGTTCTTATTTTTTCGTTCTTCATAACTAAAGACATTGAATTGACTTCTATTGCAGAACGACGTATTGCTTTCAAAGAAGTTATCACATACACCTCATATGCTGTAATTGCGGTTGGGATTATTGTATTTTTCTTTTTAAAATTAAATATCGAAAAGACTGAATCATCAGAAAAAGCCGCTAAACTCATCACTATTGAAAATTTCAAACTAGTTATGAAGTTTAAAGCAGTTTGGCTTCTAATGATTATTATTCTTTGTGCATATTATGGCTATAAAATGACTAACCTATTTAGTCAATATGCAGAACAGGTCGTACTTTACAACAAAATTGAAGCTGCAAAAGTCGGAACTTACCTATTATATATGAGACCAGTTATAGGTGTAATTATAGGTCTATTAGCCGATAGAACTAAAGCTAGTCTTTGGATTATTATTGGATTCCTTTTAATGGCTCTAACGAGTTTAATTTTTGCACTTGGCATTATAAGTGATTCCACTCCGCTATTGTTTATTATGTCCATAGGCACTATGGCTATTGGAGTTTATTCAGCAAGAGTCTTATATTTTGCTACTTTAGAAGAGGCTAAAATTCCATTGGCTGTTACTGGTACAGCAGTTGGATTTATTTCTGTTGTAGGTTATACACCAGATATATTCACAGGTCTAGTCAATGGTTATTTTTTAGATAAATACAATGAAGTTACTGGACATCAAATTAC
Coding sequences within:
- a CDS encoding acyl-CoA carboxylase subunit beta, with translation MDIKFNKNEDHNKLLLSDLKKRFAKIKLGGGQKSIDKHHSKGKMTARERIDYLLDSKAKCIEIGAFAGEGMYEDYGGCPSGGVVIKIGYIKGKQCIVVANDATVKAGAWFPITGKKNLRAQEIAIENRLPIIYLVDSAGVFLPMQDEIFPDKEHFGRIFRNNAVMSSMGITQIAAVMGSCVAGGAYLPIMSDEALIVDKTGSIFLAGSYLVKAAIGESIDNETLGGATTHCEISGVTDYKAKDDKDALDRIKNIVDKIGDFDKAGYNRTKAAKPKENPEDIYGILPKSRADQYDMKEIIKRLVDNSEFDEYKEGYGQTIITAYARIDGWAVGIIANQRQLVKTKKGEMQFGGVIYNDSADKATRFIANCNQKKIPLVFLQDVTGFMVGSKSEHSGIIKDGAKMVNAVSNSVVPKFTIVLGNSYGAGNYAMCGKAYDPRLIAAWPSAELAVMSGNSAAKVLLQIEKASLKKKGETITKEKEDELFNEIKSRYDNQVSPYYAAARIWTDGVINPLDTRTWISMGIEAANHAPIEKPFNMGVLQV
- a CDS encoding NADPH-dependent FMN reductase; translation: MKHIIAFAGSNSSTSINKQLATYAASLVDGVEVKVLDLNDFELPLYGMDHELANGIPDNAKNFLDIIKSTDGIVLSLAEHNGAYATVFKNLFDWMSRIDGKLWSDKPMLLMATSPGGRGGATALEIAQGRFGYMGGNIVGSFSLPSFGDNFSDGKITNQELNSQLLEEVEQFSESL
- a CDS encoding MFS transporter, producing the protein MNKEATQKQPLYLILLLILAAEAVFILPFVLPRIFRTTYLESFSITQMEIGSCGSVYGIVALISYLFGGPLADRFRPNILMSVALIITGLGGIYLATYPSLYNLHVLYGFWGFTTIFLFWAAMIKATRIWGGTNKQGIAFGFLDGGRGLVAALFGSAGVLIFSFFITKDIELTSIAERRIAFKEVITYTSYAVIAVGIIVFFFLKLNIEKTESSEKAAKLITIENFKLVMKFKAVWLLMIIILCAYYGYKMTNLFSQYAEQVVLYNKIEAAKVGTYLLYMRPVIGVIIGLLADRTKASLWIIIGFLLMALTSLIFALGIISDSTPLLFIMSIGTMAIGVYSARVLYFATLEEAKIPLAVTGTAVGFISVVGYTPDIFTGLVNGYFLDKYNEVTGHQITFGIMFVFALIGFIASYKLYKHSKSSSI
- a CDS encoding MarR family winged helix-turn-helix transcriptional regulator, translated to MGDLAKDINSKFPNNRVKALLNIIYTANWITSCQNEFFKDYGISPQQYNILRILNGAAEPLKVQTIKDRMLERSPNATRLMDKLCAKSYIERLPSEHDRRVVKIIITNEGRDLLKSIPRNLNYDLLKNLNEEEAGQLSNLLDKMR